The Mycolicibacterium flavescens genomic interval GACGTCCTGGAATGTCTCATACCGTGCTGCGGACCCGCCGGACTTGAAGGCATTTGCCGCTCTGGTGGCGTTGGCTTGCGATTCGAAGCCTTCGCCTGCCCAGGCGACCATCTCATGGTTGTCGCCGTACAAGGCCCACGTGGGATAGCGGTTGGCGTCACCAGTGACCGTGACCTTGAAGTACATCGGATCCTCCTGCCTGTTGACCACAGGTACGCAGTCAGCTCGCAACAGTCTTATCAAGAGACACCGACAGCCAGCGCTTGCGACGCAGCGAACAAACTCGCCCTCGAACAGACCTCTGATTTGGGCATTCACCCCACTCGGAATTCGACCCCTCTGCCAATAAGCACGATCACTTAACGACGGACGATATCCGGATAAAGATCCGCGGCGCAGACACCCCGCGTCCCAAGGATTGCGAGACCGCGGATGCGAGGGGTTGCCCGCGAGACACCTCACGGACGTAGGGGGAAGAGTTCTCAACGCGGGAAACGGCGGTCCGAACACTGAGGTGGTGCACTCACTTTGCCGGCACGAATCGTCACGCGGATGCCCATGGAATCTGCGCGCACGGCCTCGCCGATGATGGCGACGAACGGTCCTTCGATGCCATCGCCGACGCGATTTGCGAGAAGGCGAAAAGGGCCCGAAGACCAGCCGGCTGGACGCTGTGATTTCGTTGTGCCTAGCGAGCTAAGCGCGCGGGGCGGCCCGTCTTCTTGGTGGCGATCTTCGACTCTTTGGCGTCGCTATCGGTCTTGCGGTGGGCGGCGAGGAAGTCATCGACGATGTTCGCGCAGTCATTGTGAGTGATGGTGCGAAGCCCGGTCATTCGGGCGAAGGCGAGTGGTCCGACGAGTTGGCAGAGGGCCAGTTCCCGGTCGAAGTCGTCGAGTTCGGCTTGTGCTCTCGGGCTGGTGAGTATGGCGTCAAATGGTTGACGGTACTGGTCAACGACTCGGGCCCGTAGCGCCCCGGATGTGTGGCGCTCATCCGCTTCGTTAGTGGAGCCGGTGGGCCCCAATGAGAGCCACGCGAGTGTCGTGACATGCAGCGGTGCGTCGTTGAAGAGTGCGGCTTGGCGGCTGAGCAATTCGATCAGCTGCTCACGGAGGGGTCCGCTGGTCGGTGCCGGAGTGGTCACTTGCGGAAGTAGGCGTTCGAACGTGGCTGCGAGCAGATGCGACGAACTGTGGAAGTGGCGGTACAGCGTGGTTCGGGCCACTTTGGATGCTTTGGTGACGGCATCGATAGTGACCGCTTCCACCCCACCGGTGCTCAGTAGCGTTGCCGCAGCATCCAGCAGCCGGGTGCGTGACCGGATGCGCCGCGGGTCCACGTCATCGTCAGGGACTGGCGCTGACTGACTGTTGCTCACTCATTCACCTCGGGCGGTCGATTTTCACGCGATGTTGTCCTGGCAGTCTAGCAGTGTGGTACTAACGGTAGCGCAGCGAAACCGATCGTATTGGGGGGTGATGGTGCCCAAAAGCGTGTTGCCGCCGGAGCGGCTGCCCTCGCACACCACGACCTGCATGGGTTGCGGCCCGGACAACCCTCACGGACTGCGGCTAGTGGTGCATCGCAGCGGCGACGCGGTGTACACCGATGTGAGGTTCGACGAGCGGCATATCGGGGCCCCGGGCCTGGCTCACGGCGGGGCAGTGGCCGCCGCATGTGATGACGTCCTGGGCTTCACGTTGTGGATCGCCGGCACCCCGGCGGTGACCCGCACCCTGACGGTCGAATATTTGCGGCCGGTGCCGCTGCATCAGACCCACCGGATTACTGCCCACATCGTCTCTCGTGAAGGGCGGGCGCTGCATGTCACGGCGACAGGCACGGGTGAGGGTGGGATCGCCCGCTTCACCGCCAGTGCAGTGTTCATTGTCGTCAGCCCTGAGCACTTCGCCGCACACGGCGATGTCAGCGCTTTCGGCGATCTTCTGGAGCAGTTCTCGCGCCGCGGCGGTCTGGACCCGGGGCCGTCATGACTTTCCCTCAGGCGCGCAGCCGCGGGAAAACCCTGCCTTCGGAAGCGAACTCGGTCGCTGCAGAGAAGCGGGCCGCTAACGCGTCGCGTTCACGCGCCTCCGCACGGCGCCGGGAAACGATTCTGGATGCAGCTTTGGCCGTGGCCGCGGCCGGTGGTTACGAGGCGGTTCAGATGCGGACGGTTGCCGAGCGGGTCGGCATCGCCGTCGGCACGCTTTACCGCTATTTCCCGGCGAAAACCCACTTGCTGGTAGCAGCGCTGACGCGCGAGTTCCGTCGACTCGACTCGGCCGGCGACTGGGCGGGTGGTGAGGGCACACCGCTGGAACGGCTCGAACGGCTCACCGCACATCTGCATGACCGCTGGCAGCGCGACCCATGGCTGACGACGGCCATGACACGGGCCTTCGCCGTCGCAGACACCCGCGCCGCCGCGGAACTCGACCGCGCGGCCGATGAGATCCAGATCCTGCTAGCCCGCACGCTCAGGGGCGGCGAACCCACCCCCGCCGATCTGCACGTCGCTGGGGTCATCTCCGACATCTGGTTGGCCAACCTCGTGGCCTTCAGCGGCGACCGCGCGACAGCCGCCGACACCCGCGAGCGCATTGACCGAGCCACCAGGCGCGTCGTGACCAACGCTGCTCGGCCCACCGCCAACCGATAACGATACTACTGGTATCGCAGCGCTACTTAGCGTACTCTTTGGGGATACGGCTCAACGATGCGTCGAAAAGAGACTGCCATGTACACCCAATGGATCGAAAACCTTGTCGTACAACGCCTCTCGCTGCATGGCGGCCTGGTTCTGGATTTCGATGACTACAACGAAATCGTCATCTCCTGCCCCCTGCTATTGACCCTTCCGGCCGTCGGCACCTACCCCATCGAGGCGGTGCGCATTGACCCCCTCAGGATCGCGACCCACGAACGCCCACTGCTGAACCTCGCCGGCGCAGTGTGCACCCAGGCCTGTTCTAGCGACGATGGAGGACTACACCTGAGCTTCTCGCGCGGACATCGCATCGATGTCGATCCCGACACTGAACAGACAGCGTGGGAGCTCTATGGCATGCGCCACGGCTACATGGCCTGCCTACCTCAAGGACGGGTTCGCGTGGTCCGCCATGACCTCCCCGACACCGACGACGCCAACATCGTCAACAGCGCCACGCAATCATCGGCGGGGTCGGCGCGGCAGAGCCACTGATGCGGCCGCGGACGCGGCGACGGGTCGACGTGGGCGGCAATGCGTGGATCAGGTTGAACGTGGACCGGACTGCCCTGGCGACATCGAGGCGGGCGAGCATTCCCCGATGATGCTGTCGAGGTTTTGCTGCACGCGTTCCGCAGCGATGCCGACCGATGGTGAATACAGCATGATGTGGTCGAGGACGCCGTCGTAGCGTCTCAGTTGTTCACGGACTTCGTGTGCCGTCCCGGCGACGCCCATGGTGTCGATCATCTCGTCGGACACCGCGGCGAACATCGCCGGGAAATCGCGCTGGGCGAATGCTTCCCGGATGGTTCGGCCTTCGCTGGCGAATCCGTTCACATCGAGTACCGTCTCGTAGGATTTGACCGAGGAGTAGAACGCAATCTGCTGCGCCAGTTCGCGCCTGGCGACCTCGGCGTCGTCGTGGATGGCGCACATCACCATGGAAATGATTTCCACGTCATTGGGGTCGCGGCCGGTGTGCGCGGCACCCCGGGCGATAGCGGGCCGGACGATCTCCTCGACGTAGGTGGTGGTGAACAGGGGATGTCCGGCCAGGCCGTCGGCCACCCGCCCGGCCGCCTCGCACATCCGGGGCCGGACACCGGCAGTGACGATCGGGATCGGCCGGCTGGGGGGTCCCACGTCGCCGGTCGGGGTGAGATTCATTCTGTAGAAACGGCCCTCGTGATGGATCGGCCCTTCATGCAGGTTCCAGATCCGGCGCAGCAGCATCACGAGTTCTTCCATCCGCAGCGCGGGCGCGGAGGTGTCGGGCACGCCGTGCCAGTCGCTCATCATCCGTTTGGTGCCGTTGCCGATTCCGAGTACCAGCCGTCCGTTGGAGAGTTCGTCGAGATCACGCGCCTCGGTGGCCAGCACCAGGGGGCTTCGGCCGACGCCGTAGAGAATGGAGGAACCGATCCGGCAGTTCTGTGTGCTGTTGGCCATCGCGGCCATGGAGATCGATCCGGACCGGGAGTAGAACTCCGAGGCCCATACGGCGTCGAACCCGGCCGCGTCGGCGGCCTGGGCGGTCTGGGCCAGTGACTTCAAATCCGCGCCGAGAACCGACAGGCCGTAGGTGCTCATGACTGGTCTCCTGTGCGCGGGCGCAGGCCGTCGAACATGACGGCGCTGAGGGTGCTGGCGACCACCGTCTCGTCGAGGTGGTTCTCGGTGACCAGGTACATGAGTGCATTGATGGTGACCGCGCCGAACAGCGCAATGGACGTCGATCGTGCATCGGGCTGGGCGACGAGGGATCCGTCGCGGGCTCCTTCGATGAGCAGAGTTTCAACGGGTTGTTGGTAGGCGGTATTGATCATCTCGGCGATGGCAGGCATGCGGGCCGCTCGTCCCAGTTCGCCGATGAGTGCCCGGCATACCGCTGGCCGCTGCGCCATTGCCCGCAGTTGTGCGCGGATGACAAGTGCGAGGCGTTCGGCACCGGAGCCGTCGGTGTGCACGATCGCGGTCACGGCATCGGAGATGTCCTTGAGGAGGTCTTCGAGCAGGAAGGCAAGGATGTCCTCTTTGCCGGCGAAGTAGTAGTACAGCGTCGCTTTCGGCACACCGGTCACCGCGGCGACGTCTTCGATCTTGGAGTCGTTGAGCCCCTTCTCGGCGAACAAGTCCGCCGCGGCGGGAAGCCGGTCAGAGATCTGACGTGGAATCTTGCGCATTTGCCCCACCTGTCCCGTTCGGCCGGTTTAGACTGCCAGTCTAAACCGTCGTTACTTTGGTGGTAGGAGGTCTTGTGGTCTCGGTGCAGATTCGTTACGACCCGTTCGACGCCTCGATCCTCAACGACCCCTATCCGACGTATCGGTTATTGCGTGACGCGGCTCCGGTGTACCGCGCCGAGGAATCCCATACCTGGGTGTTGAGCCGCCACGCCGATGTCCAGGCCGCAGCACTGGATCACGGCACGTACTCCTCGGTGGACGGCATCTTCCCCACCCCGCCGGGATCGGACTTCATCGGTTCGTTCCTGCCGATGATGATCGTGATGGACCCTCCGCGCCACGACCAGTTGCGTGCCCTGGTCAGCCGGGCGTTCACTCCCCGGCGGGTGGCCGGGCTGCAGGGCGCCATCACACAGATGGCCGCGGAGTTGTTCGAGCGCCTCGACGAGGGTTCCGGATCGGCGGACTTCGTGACCGACTTCGCCGCGATCCTGCCCGCCGCGGTGATCGCCGATCTGCTGGGCGTTCCCGCCACCGATCGTGATCAGTTCCGATTGTGGTCGAGCCAACTGGTCCAGGTCGACGTCAACCACGGACAAACCACCGACGCACTGACCGCCGCCGCCGCGATCTACGCCTACTTCACCGACTTCCTCGCCGACCGCCGCAAGAACCCCCGCGAGGACCTGATGTCGGCGTTGGCCAACGCCACAGTCGACGGGATCGGACTGACCGACGAGGAAGTCCTCGGCTTCTGCGCGCTGCTGCTCGTCGCGGGCTACGAGACCACCACCAATCTGCTGGGGAACTCCGCGGTCGTGCTGGCCCAGCATCGGCAAACCCGCCGACGCCTAGCCGCCGATCGAACACTGTTGGGGCCTGCGGTGGAAGAGTTGCTGCGTTACGACTCACCTGCACAGGGACTTTCACGAACCCTGACCCGCGACGTCACCCTGCACGACACGACGATGCGTCAAGGTGAGAAGGTGCTGCTGTTGTTCGGGTCGGCCAACCGCGACGAGCGTGCCTTCCCCGATCCGGACGTGTTCGACATCGAGCGCACCAGTGAGCACCAGGTCGCCTTCGGTCGCGGCATTCACTTCTGTCTGGGTGCGGCGCTGGCGCGGATGGAGGCCCGCATCGCTCTGGATGCATTGTTGGACCGGGTGCCTGACTGGGAGGTCGATCTTGAATCGGCGCGGCGGCTGCGGTCCGGGCCGATCCGGGGCTACACATCGCTGCCCATCACTTGGACCACACCGGTCTAGCCCGTGCCCCTCTTCGACGACGCGTCGTGTGCTTCACCGCGACGGCCAGGTTCATCGCCGTCGATGTCGAGCACTCCGCCGCGCCGTCGACCTCGGCGCATTCGGCGACATGCTCAAACGATTCGCAGGCTCGAACGGTGATTGAACCCATGGCCGGACAGGAGAAAGGGGCATGGTGGTGGCAATGACATTCGCGCACTTCGATGAGCAGATCGCCGACCAGCTGCTCAGATCGGCGACCACAGCCGGTGGACTGTCGACGTTCCTGAACTTTCGGCACACCGAACTCGCCGCCGGTCGGCTGGTGGCAGAGATGGAAACCCGCGCCGAACTGCTCACACCCTTTGGCACCCTGCACGGCGGATGTCTATCGGCGATGGTCGACCACTGTCTCGGAGTCGTGTTCTACCCCGTCATTCCGGCCGGATCATGGGTCGCCACCACCGAATTCAAGCTGAACCTGCTGCGACCCGTGTCCACCGGTGTGTGTGTCGCCGTCACCGACATCGTGTCACTGGGCAAGCGCAGCGGAGTAGCGCGCATCGACATCAGCAACGGCGACAAAGCCGTCTGCGTAGCCCAGGGCACGGTCACGATCGTGAACGCCGCGGGCAACGCACAATGAAGGCGCTTGTAGCCGGTCGCACACTTCGGGCGGACTCCGATCTCGCCAGGAATTTGTCATGACCTCCGCCGTGCAGCATCGGGTCCGAACCCAGGACGGGATCACCCTGGCCGCCGACTGCTACGACCACGATGACGCCCGTCCCGTCGTGCTGCTCCTGCACGGCGGCGGCCAGAACCGGCACGCGTGGAGCACTTCAGCGCGTCGCCTCCACGCATGCGGATACACAGTCGTCGCCTACGACACCCGCGGTCACGGCGACAGCGACTGGGACCCCGCCGGCAGGTACGACCTCGAGCGACTCGCGACCGATCTGCTCGCCGTGCGTGAGCACTTCAGCGCGGATATCGCCCCTGCCGTCGTAGGTGCATCCCTTGGGGGCATGACCGTGCTCGGCACGCATCTGTTGACATCCGGGGCGTTGTGGGCGGCGGTTGTCCTGGTCGACGTCACCCCGCGGCTTGAATTCCAGGGCGCTCGTCGCGTAGTGACGTTCATGGCCGCACATCCCGACGGCTTTGGCACCCTCACCGACGCCGCCGAGGTGATCGCCGCGTACAACCCCCATCGCTCGCGCCCGGCCAACGTCGACGGCCTGCGCAAGGTGCTACGGCAGCGTCACGACGGCCGCTGGATCTGGCGGTGGGACCCGGCATTCATTCACTCCAACTTCGACTTCCTCCGCGACGAATCGACCACGGGAACGGAGCAATTCGACGCGATCAGCCACCTGCTGATCGACGGAGCCCGACGGGTCAGCGCCCCAACACTTCTCGTAAGGGGCCTGTTGTCCGACGTGGTCTCCCAAGCCACCGTCGACGAGTTCCAGCAACTGGTTCCCCACGCCGAGACCGTCGACGTATCCGGTACCGGACACATGATCGCCGGCGACGACAACGACGCCTTCAGCTCCGCCGTCACCGAGTTCCTCGGCCGAAGCATCCTCCAGCCCCCGCCGTGATCGGGCAGCGTCGAGCGGCCAGTAAAAGTGGGCCCCACCAAGGTTATTGAAACGCTGCCTATGACTAAGAGGAGGCCCTCACAACGCCTTTCGGCACGCCGAATAGACCGCGACAGGCTCTGGTCGAGCTAGACGCTGCTACGCACTTGTTGGCCACCATCGGCGTCGAAGAGTTCCTTGGTCCAGCGTTCGAGGATTTCTGCGCTGTCCCAGTCGTCGGGATGAAATCCGCCGCGGGTGTAGGAACGAAAGCGCTCAATTGCTGCTGAGCTGAATAGCGGGTTATGCCGGAAGGCTCGAAGGCTGCGCAGCAACCGCACCGGGTTGTAGGCGGCACGGTCACCGGCCAGAGAGCGGGTGGTCTGGATGACCAACTCGCTGAACAAGAGGAGGCTGGCGATCCGCATCCCCCAGACCCTGGTGCGTTCGCTTCCACCGACCGTCTCATAGACATCGAAAGCGACGGCCTTGTGCTCGCATTCTTCCAGTGCGTGCCAGAGCAGAATAGGCCGCACTTCGGTGTAGCCGATGAGTTCTTGAGCTTCGTCGCTGGTGAGAATGATTTCGGCGAATGTCGCCGTATAGTGCTCCAGGGCGGCCGTCACAGCCAGGCGCATCGTGGGAGAAAAACGCTTCTCAAGTCGGCCAACCAACTTCTTGATATGCCGATCGATCCCCTCGGTGGGATAGCCCATCGCTTGGAGCCGATCGTTGAGCAGCTGATGCTGGTGTCGGTGGGTGGCCTCTTGTGCAATGAATCCCTTGACCGCCTCCTTGAGGTCAGCGTCGCTGATGTGGTCCCGGTACTCGCGGACTGACCGGATGAAGAAGTCTTCCCCTTCGGGGAACGTGGCCGACAAGGTGGACACAAAGTGGCTCATCACCAAGTCGCCATCGACGAAGTGCTGCCGACTGGTCCCGGCAGGCATGTCGAATCGAACACGGCGGGGCTTCGGGACGACCCGCGTGGTGGGCCGTGTGGACGAATCGTCGCTCATGTTGTTCTCCCGTTCGTCAAAGGCACGCTGGCAATCTGACTCTAAGCCTTGTCAGAATTAGATGGCAAGCTATCCACGTGGTTTCGGCGCGGGTGTATAGCGGGATGTCCGCCGAGGAGCGTCACCGGAACCGGCGCACCCGTCTCATCGAGGCCGCAACCGAGTTGATCGGCACGCGCGGTGTTGCCGCCGCCACTGTGACTGCCGTCTGCGCTGAATCAGGCGTCACGTCACGCTACTTCTACCAGCACTTCTCCGGCCGAGACGCCCTCCTGCGGGCTGTCTACCAGCAGCTCTATGCCACCTTCCAGGAGGTGATAGTCGACGCGATCCCCGATGCCGGCGAGCCACCGGAGGTGCTGGCGTACGCGCCGATCCGCAGGCTGGTCAGCATGATCGACAACGACCCTCGGCTGGGTCGGATCCTGTTCGTGGAATCTGCAACCGAGCCGCTGCTCCGAGAGCTACGCAGCGAACTGATGGCGGGTTTCACCGACCTCGTCTTGCGCGAAGCCAGACTCCACCTCGACATCGCCGACTCCGCCGTTGGGGTTGCCCATTTGGCTTCGACCTTGGGCGTGGGAGGGCTATTCGAAGTCTTGCGCCGCCGACTCGACGGAGAACTCGAGTTCACCACCGATGAACTCGTTCAGCACTGCGCAGGTTTCCTGGGCAGCCTCGGCGATTACGTGCTGCTGCAGAACTCGGACCAGTCGGCCACAACCGAAGCCCGACCCCACAGGTAGCGGCCCGCGGCCCCGCTACGCGATGTGGCCGTCCGTGCATTCGATGTCAACGTCGAGGACCAGCAACAGCAAGGCCCTGAACGACATCCAAGGCCAGTGTCGTCGACTGAACAGCGTCGGCCTTGGCTTCCAGAAGCCAATTGAGTGTTCGACCATTCCTCTGCCTACTGTGACCGCGGCCGCGGGCCT includes:
- a CDS encoding Domain of uncharacterised function (DUF1508); translated protein: MYFKVTVTGDANRYPTWALYGDNHEMVAWAGEGFESQANATRAANAFKSGGSAARYETFQDVGGSWRWRAWRSSDKVAASGESFASSYNAERAAENVRANAPYATGP
- the kstR_4 gene encoding TetR family transcriptional regulator; the encoded protein is MSNSQSAPVPDDDVDPRRIRSRTRLLDAAATLLSTGGVEAVTIDAVTKASKVARTTLYRHFHSSSHLLAATFERLLPQVTTPAPTSGPLREQLIELLSRQAALFNDAPLHVTTLAWLSLGPTGSTNEADERHTSGALRARVVDQYRQPFDAILTSPRAQAELDDFDRELALCQLVGPLAFARMTGLRTITHNDCANIVDDFLAAHRKTDSDAKESKIATKKTGRPARLAR
- a CDS encoding aromatic compounds catabolism protein; this translates as MVPKSVLPPERLPSHTTTCMGCGPDNPHGLRLVVHRSGDAVYTDVRFDERHIGAPGLAHGGAVAAACDDVLGFTLWIAGTPAVTRTLTVEYLRPVPLHQTHRITAHIVSREGRALHVTATGTGEGGIARFTASAVFIVVSPEHFAAHGDVSAFGDLLEQFSRRGGLDPGPS
- the kstR_5 gene encoding TetR family transcriptional regulator, encoding MTFPQARSRGKTLPSEANSVAAEKRAANASRSRASARRRETILDAALAVAAAGGYEAVQMRTVAERVGIAVGTLYRYFPAKTHLLVAALTREFRRLDSAGDWAGGEGTPLERLERLTAHLHDRWQRDPWLTTAMTRAFAVADTRAAAELDRAADEIQILLARTLRGGEPTPADLHVAGVISDIWLANLVAFSGDRATAADTRERIDRATRRVVTNAARPTANR
- the fgd1_3 gene encoding luciferase family protein, with the translated sequence MSTYGLSVLGADLKSLAQTAQAADAAGFDAVWASEFYSRSGSISMAAMANSTQNCRIGSSILYGVGRSPLVLATEARDLDELSNGRLVLGIGNGTKRMMSDWHGVPDTSAPALRMEELVMLLRRIWNLHEGPIHHEGRFYRMNLTPTGDVGPPSRPIPIVTAGVRPRMCEAAGRVADGLAGHPLFTTTYVEEIVRPAIARGAAHTGRDPNDVEIISMVMCAIHDDAEVARRELAQQIAFYSSVKSYETVLDVNGFASEGRTIREAFAQRDFPAMFAAVSDEMIDTMGVAGTAHEVREQLRRYDGVLDHIMLYSPSVGIAAERVQQNLDSIIGECSPASMSPGQSGPRST
- the fadR_1 gene encoding TetR family transcriptional regulator, encoding MRKIPRQISDRLPAAADLFAEKGLNDSKIEDVAAVTGVPKATLYYYFAGKEDILAFLLEDLLKDISDAVTAIVHTDGSGAERLALVIRAQLRAMAQRPAVCRALIGELGRAARMPAIAEMINTAYQQPVETLLIEGARDGSLVAQPDARSTSIALFGAVTINALMYLVTENHLDETVVASTLSAVMFDGLRPRTGDQS
- a CDS encoding cytochrome P450 — encoded protein: MVSVQIRYDPFDASILNDPYPTYRLLRDAAPVYRAEESHTWVLSRHADVQAAALDHGTYSSVDGIFPTPPGSDFIGSFLPMMIVMDPPRHDQLRALVSRAFTPRRVAGLQGAITQMAAELFERLDEGSGSADFVTDFAAILPAAVIADLLGVPATDRDQFRLWSSQLVQVDVNHGQTTDALTAAAAIYAYFTDFLADRRKNPREDLMSALANATVDGIGLTDEEVLGFCALLLVAGYETTTNLLGNSAVVLAQHRQTRRRLAADRTLLGPAVEELLRYDSPAQGLSRTLTRDVTLHDTTMRQGEKVLLLFGSANRDERAFPDPDVFDIERTSEHQVAFGRGIHFCLGAALARMEARIALDALLDRVPDWEVDLESARRLRSGPIRGYTSLPITWTTPV
- a CDS encoding thioesterase superfamily protein, whose translation is MVVAMTFAHFDEQIADQLLRSATTAGGLSTFLNFRHTELAAGRLVAEMETRAELLTPFGTLHGGCLSAMVDHCLGVVFYPVIPAGSWVATTEFKLNLLRPVSTGVCVAVTDIVSLGKRSGVARIDISNGDKAVCVAQGTVTIVNAAGNAQ
- the catD_1 gene encoding hydrolase or acyltransferase of alpha/beta superfamily yields the protein MTSAVQHRVRTQDGITLAADCYDHDDARPVVLLLHGGGQNRHAWSTSARRLHACGYTVVAYDTRGHGDSDWDPAGRYDLERLATDLLAVREHFSADIAPAVVGASLGGMTVLGTHLLTSGALWAAVVLVDVTPRLEFQGARRVVTFMAAHPDGFGTLTDAAEVIAAYNPHRSRPANVDGLRKVLRQRHDGRWIWRWDPAFIHSNFDFLRDESTTGTEQFDAISHLLIDGARRVSAPTLLVRGLLSDVVSQATVDEFQQLVPHAETVDVSGTGHMIAGDDNDAFSSAVTEFLGRSILQPPP
- a CDS encoding metal-dependent hydrolase — protein: MSDDSSTRPTTRVVPKPRRVRFDMPAGTSRQHFVDGDLVMSHFVSTLSATFPEGEDFFIRSVREYRDHISDADLKEAVKGFIAQEATHRHQHQLLNDRLQAMGYPTEGIDRHIKKLVGRLEKRFSPTMRLAVTAALEHYTATFAEIILTSDEAQELIGYTEVRPILLWHALEECEHKAVAFDVYETVGGSERTRVWGMRIASLLLFSELVIQTTRSLAGDRAAYNPVRLLRSLRAFRHNPLFSSAAIERFRSYTRGGFHPDDWDSAEILERWTKELFDADGGQQVRSSV
- a CDS encoding TetR family transcriptional regulator, which produces MSAEERHRNRRTRLIEAATELIGTRGVAAATVTAVCAESGVTSRYFYQHFSGRDALLRAVYQQLYATFQEVIVDAIPDAGEPPEVLAYAPIRRLVSMIDNDPRLGRILFVESATEPLLRELRSELMAGFTDLVLREARLHLDIADSAVGVAHLASTLGVGGLFEVLRRRLDGELEFTTDELVQHCAGFLGSLGDYVLLQNSDQSATTEARPHR